ATAAACCCAATGAAGGAAAATCCAATTACCGCCTCTTGGCCCAAGACAAATCCGGCCATTTTTAAGCTACAAGAGGTAGCTAAATTAGTTGATTCATCTCAGCCATATACCAAAGTAGAAGTTGAACAACTTGTTGCAAAATCAACTGATGATGAGAAGTTAAGTTTGCTTACAGATTTACAAATGATAATCAATGAGATTAAATCAAAAAGTAGTAAGCAAGATGTAATTTTACCAACCAGATTGTCAGTTTCAACCTTGCTTTATCTTGCTAATGATCCACAAGAGCTTGCCCTTAGATTAAGAAGACCAATGCCAAATCACATTGATAAATATGCAAGAAGAGGAACAGAGTTTCACCTATGGCTTGAAAATCATTTTAAGCATCCGGCATTGATCTCAATGGATGAGTTGTTTAATCAAAATTCATCTGCCGGCTCTGATCAAGATGCACCACTAGATAAGTTGCAAGAGGCTTGGCTTTCAAGTGATTGGGCAAAGAAAGCACCTATTGATGTTGAAGTTGGTTTTGAAACCATGATTGATACCACCTTGATTAGAGGGAGAATTGATGCAGTTTATAAGGTGGATGCTGATCATTATGAGGTCGTGGATTGGAAAACTGGCAAGGTTAAATCCGGTGATGATCTTCAATCAGCCTCGATACAACTTGCGATGTATCGACTTGCCTATGCAAAACTAAAGAATGTTCCAATTGAAAATATCTCAGCTGCTTTTCACTACGTTATAGATAATCAAACTGTTAGACCAGCTGATATTTTAGATGAGCAGGGGTTAATAGATTTAGTAAGTAAGGTCCCGCTTCAGGTCTGAAGTGTTACCCCAATTGGAATGTGATCAGATATTCCAGGATTTGTTGTTTTAATCGCTTGATGAGTTATTCCTGCAGTTTTTAACAAACTCTTCCTTGCCATGATGTAATCAAATTGAATCTTTGGACCCCAACTTGGATAGGTTGATTGAGATGAAACTGATCTAAACCCACTTAATCTGCTTGGTAAATTTGCAGGCAAATTAAGATCACCGGCAAGTACTGGTATCCCAGTCAGTTTTTTAAGGAAATAAGAAAGTTTATTCAACTGGAAGATGTTTACACCGGGCACAAAAGATAAGTGGGTGGTGGCTATCGTGAAACCATTTTCTAGCTCGGCAATGAGTGCAACCCTTGGTTCATCTTTTACATAGATGAATCGCACCCCTTTGCCATTATCTTTTGGAATAAGCAGTGGCATTCCAATAAGAGATCTACCTAGCTTTTTAACATAAAGTTTTTTAATAGTCTCATTTGTTGCCAGAGCTATTCCATAACTTGCCACATCACTACTTTGATAATTTTCTGAAGTAATAATGGCTTTGTTTAAATCCTTAACCTTGCGCCATTTTTCACCTGGTGTACCAATTAAGGTTGGTAGGTATGCCCAGTACTTAAGCTGCATACTTTCGGCAATTAATTTACTTTGATTAATGCCACCAGATCTTGTTTGATAATTATCAACCTCTTGAAGTGCTAAAAAATCTGGTTGCATTTTATCTGCCACATTTTTAGCGGCGCTTTCTAACTCCACCTGCCAGTTTTGAGTGGCAGTAGGTGGGATTTTCTGACCATGCAAAAGATTCCATGAGATCACTCTCATCTTTTGAACGGGGGCGACAACCATGATGACAGGCTAGTAGGGTCGGGCGGTGATGGCGCCTAATAAACCACTAAAACTCCCGTTGGCAGCAGCTGAGGTGGATCGCTCTGCCCACTTGCGAAGTGATGCTACCTATTTAGATTCAGCCTGGCCCGATGCAGCAGTGCTCCTATTTTGCGATGAAAAATTTGCGACCAACAATGATCAATTACTTTTCACAACAGGTACAGAACTTGGTAAGTATCAAGATCAAAGCGATTACTTCTTAGGAGTTAAGGATGCAAAACCATTCTTTGTTCGCCACTTAGAAAGCAATCAGATAGAGGGAGTTGAGTTTAAGACGCTTCGGGAGGTTGGCTCATTTTTATCTGCAAGAGATATTGGTTTAGCAGTTCATGCCCAAGGACTAGCAAATTGGCATAAGAAGCATCCAAGGTGCGCCGTTTGCGGTGAAAAAACATTAGTAGTTTTAGCAGGTTCAGTTCGAAGATGCCCAGCAGATCAGAGTGAACATTATCCGCGAACAGATAGCGCGATTATTGTTTTAGTAAAGGATGAAGCGGATCGAATTTTACTAGGCAGGCAAAAAGTTTGGCCAAAGCATAGATTTTCAACCTTTGCTGGATTTGTTGAACCAGGTGAATCATTTGAAAATTGCGTAACTAGAGAGGTAATGGAGGAAGCGGGAGTTGAGCTAAGTCAGATCAATTACCTAGGTTCCCAACCTTGGCCATTTCCAGCATCATTAATGATTGCATTTGAGGCAATAACTCATACTCCGCAATTAGCCAGACCAGATGGTGAGGAGATTGAAGAGATTCGTTGGTTTACTCGTTCTGACATGAAAAATGCGATTGCAGATAAATCTTTGATACTTCCCCTTGAGATAAGTGTGGCTCGGCAAATGATTAAAGCTTGGTATGGAGATAACGCGGATAAGGATTTGGTTGGCAATGAATCATGGCGGTAGATAATTCTGCAATTTTGGCAGAGCTTGATTCAGATCAACTAGCAGTTGTAAAAGCAATAACTGGTCCTGTATGCGTGATAGCAGGTGCTGGTACTGGTAAAACTCGAGTAATCACTAATCGAATTGCATATGCAATTAATGCAGGAGTTACCGATCCAACAAAAGTATTAGCTCTTACCTTTACTGCTAAAGCAGCTGGTGAGATGCGGGCAAGATTGCGCGCCCTTGGTATTTCAAATGCCAGCGCTAGAACATTCCACTCAGCGGCGCTAAAGCAGCTTCTCTATTTTTGGCCATACGCCTTTGGTGGGCAATTTCCATCGCTGCTAACTACTAAATCTGGCTTTATTAGCCAGGCAATTACTAGAGCTGAGGTTGCAATTCCGGCCCAGGTAAATGCACTTCGAGAAATTGCAAGTGAAATTGAATGGGCAAAAGTTTTAGAGATTTCACCTGAAAATTATCAACAAGAAGCAATTGCCAATAACCGGCTAGTTAGATTGCCAAATAGCAAAGGCGAGTCTGAAAATCTCTCAATGATTGCCCAAGTTTATGAAGCTTATGAATCATTAAAGAAACAGGAGCGCACCCTAGATTTTGAAGATGTACTACTCCTGACTGTTGGCATGTTGGAGGAGGATCGTGGGGTGCGAGAGAGGGTGCAGGATCAGTATCGATACTTCACCGTGGATGAGTACCAGGATGTTTCACCTTTGCAGCAGCGGTTGTTAAATCTTTGGCTAGGAAGTCGTCAAGAAATTTGTGTTGTGGGGGATGCGGCTCAAACTATTTACTCATTTGCTGGGGCCACCTCAAACTTCTTACTTAACTTTCAAAATAGATTTCCAAATGCCCAAGTTTTCCGACTCTCCCGCGGTTATCGATCTACCCCTGAAATTATCAATACCGCAAATGCAATCTTGCGAGCCGCTAATTTAGTTTCAGATCATGGCAGTGAGTTGCAATCAGCGAATGCCCATGGTGAAAAGCCTGCGGTTAATGGATTTAACTCCACACAAGATGAGATCTCTTATGTGGTTGGTGAGGTAGTGAAGAGTATTTCTCTTGGCGTGGACTCATCGCAAATCGCAGTATTGGCCAGAACCAATGCCCAGTTAGATCAGGTTAAGTCAGCTTTGAATAATGCCAGGATTCCAAGTCAGATTAGATCAGGTGAGAGATTTTTTGATCGAACCGATGTGCGAGATGTAATGCGCATTATTCGAAGTGCCTCCGTACTACCTTCTGAAGGTGGTGATTGGTATGCCGATTTAGTTGCAGTTCTTCGACCATTTGGTGATGCTGATTATGTTGTGGCTTTTTTAAGGTTGGCTAAAAGTATTCAAGAAAACGGTGGCAAAAATATGCGCGCCTTTTTGCGTGAGATCGAGGATCGATCTGAGCAAAACAATCCACCAACCTTGCCTGGGGTAACACTGGCAACTTTGCATGCAGCCAAAGGTTTGGAATGGAATCACCTGTTTTTAATTGGGGTTTCTGAGGGCGTACTACCAATGGGTAATGATTTAAATGAAGAACGACGACTATTTTATGTTGGCATTACCCGTGCAAAGGAGCGGATTCAAATCACCTATGCCGGCAAGCCCAGCGTATTTCTAGCCCAATTTAATTAAGTTGCATCAAAGATAGGTCATGCTTTACTCTTGCCGAATGGCAAAACTAGTTAATTCACACACAGCAGTTGCACCAATTGCAGCTACTGCTAATTGGTATGCCATCAATCCAGTCACAGCGAAATCTTCATATCGCTCAGATTGGACAAATAAGCGCTCTAATAAGGGTTTTTATACCTTTACATCAGATCGCACCCCTGGGAGCTATATCGGCTAAAGTCGAAATAGAAGCCAAGGGGCCCGCGAATCTAATGATTCGGGGCCCTTTTTCTTTTATCTAATAACTTCCAATAAGAGCCAAGTAATTGGCATAACAAATCGAACCAAACTAAATGAAAGATAACCGAAAGGAAAGGTGAGAACGATGACCGTTCTCTTCAGCGAACTACTTGTACCAGGTTGGGCACAAGGCCCAACTGCCAAGATTGGATTAGGTGATGTCACCTGGGCTTACGAGGATGCCCCAGTGATCTCCTATACCGATTACACCGCCAACTCAACAGCAACTATTGCTAATAAGAGTTATCAGACAAAGGTGGAGTACAAGCGCGCTGATAATCCTTTTTCCCCTGAAATTGATCAGGCTCAAAAGATTCTGAGCCTGCCTTGCCACTCATCTGATCCAGAGCTCTTCTTCAGTGAACAGCCACTGGTGATTGCCCAGGCTAAGGCGCTCTGCGGTGGCTGCCCCATGAAGGCAAAATGTTTGCAAGGCGCTCTCTCTAGAGCTGAGCCATGCGGTGTCTGGGGAGGTGAGTTATTTGATGAAGGTCAGGTAATTCAAAGTAAGCGAACACCAGGAAGGCCGGCAAAGGTGGCACAAGCTAGTTAAGTTTAAAGAAAGTTAATAACAACTGTTAACTAGGAAGGGTTAACAAAAAAGCGGTGAGGTTGGAATTAATCCAATCTCACCGCTTTTACTTTTGGTTACTTGCTTAGTTATTAAGCCTTACCAAGAATACGATTTACCTTTGTGCCACAAACTGGGCAGATTCCTTGTGCCATACGGCGACCAGAATCAGAGACCTTTACATGTCCTTCAAAGGAACGCTTCTCTTTGCACTTAACGCAGTAAGCCTCACCCTTGTACTCTTCAGCCATTTTCTTCCTCCATCCGCCGCACTCTTGGGAGCATGCCGGCAAGTTCCTGCATGTGAGTACGAATAGCAACACCATACCCCTACTAACACGCTCAACTGGGGTTTTCCACGCTTAAAATCCCAAATATTAAGTCAAAAAGTGCAAATAAGGGGTAAAACTAGATATTTACGGCAGGAACAACGCCTGATCCACCGCTTTGGCTACCAAGTTCAAAACCTTCCAAAAATGCCTCGCACTTTTGCTGATCGGTAAAACGATTTAAATAATTATAAAAATCTTGATCATGGCCTGGAATCCTTAGATGTATTAGCTCATGAAAAATTATGTAATTCAAAACATAATTTGGTGCACCAATTAATCGAT
The Candidatus Nanopelagicus limnes DNA segment above includes these coding regions:
- a CDS encoding endonuclease/exonuclease/phosphatase family protein, whose product is MVVAPVQKMRVISWNLLHGQKIPPTATQNWQVELESAAKNVADKMQPDFLALQEVDNYQTRSGGINQSKLIAESMQLKYWAYLPTLIGTPGEKWRKVKDLNKAIITSENYQSSDVASYGIALATNETIKKLYVKKLGRSLIGMPLLIPKDNGKGVRFIYVKDEPRVALIAELENGFTIATTHLSFVPGVNIFQLNKLSYFLKKLTGIPVLAGDLNLPANLPSRLSGFRSVSSQSTYPSWGPKIQFDYIMARKSLLKTAGITHQAIKTTNPGISDHIPIGVTLQT
- the nudC gene encoding NAD(+) diphosphatase, yielding MAPNKPLKLPLAAAEVDRSAHLRSDATYLDSAWPDAAVLLFCDEKFATNNDQLLFTTGTELGKYQDQSDYFLGVKDAKPFFVRHLESNQIEGVEFKTLREVGSFLSARDIGLAVHAQGLANWHKKHPRCAVCGEKTLVVLAGSVRRCPADQSEHYPRTDSAIIVLVKDEADRILLGRQKVWPKHRFSTFAGFVEPGESFENCVTREVMEEAGVELSQINYLGSQPWPFPASLMIAFEAITHTPQLARPDGEEIEEIRWFTRSDMKNAIADKSLILPLEISVARQMIKAWYGDNADKDLVGNESWR
- a CDS encoding ATP-dependent helicase, which produces MAVDNSAILAELDSDQLAVVKAITGPVCVIAGAGTGKTRVITNRIAYAINAGVTDPTKVLALTFTAKAAGEMRARLRALGISNASARTFHSAALKQLLYFWPYAFGGQFPSLLTTKSGFISQAITRAEVAIPAQVNALREIASEIEWAKVLEISPENYQQEAIANNRLVRLPNSKGESENLSMIAQVYEAYESLKKQERTLDFEDVLLLTVGMLEEDRGVRERVQDQYRYFTVDEYQDVSPLQQRLLNLWLGSRQEICVVGDAAQTIYSFAGATSNFLLNFQNRFPNAQVFRLSRGYRSTPEIINTANAILRAANLVSDHGSELQSANAHGEKPAVNGFNSTQDEISYVVGEVVKSISLGVDSSQIAVLARTNAQLDQVKSALNNARIPSQIRSGERFFDRTDVRDVMRIIRSASVLPSEGGDWYADLVAVLRPFGDADYVVAFLRLAKSIQENGGKNMRAFLREIEDRSEQNNPPTLPGVTLATLHAAKGLEWNHLFLIGVSEGVLPMGNDLNEERRLFYVGITRAKERIQITYAGKPSVFLAQFN
- a CDS encoding WhiB family transcriptional regulator, which translates into the protein MTVLFSELLVPGWAQGPTAKIGLGDVTWAYEDAPVISYTDYTANSTATIANKSYQTKVEYKRADNPFSPEIDQAQKILSLPCHSSDPELFFSEQPLVIAQAKALCGGCPMKAKCLQGALSRAEPCGVWGGELFDEGQVIQSKRTPGRPAKVAQAS
- a CDS encoding DUF5679 domain-containing protein, whose product is MAEEYKGEAYCVKCKEKRSFEGHVKVSDSGRRMAQGICPVCGTKVNRILGKA